The following are encoded in a window of Mycobacteroides chelonae CCUG 47445 genomic DNA:
- the menE gene encoding o-succinylbenzoate--CoA ligase produces the protein MTRLLRALPVPSGQTMLGLLPRLAELLDGRGDAVLPVPADDADQAHFLASELAADEPIAEDVAVVVSTSGTTGKPKGAMLTGDALTASGAATHARLGGTGQWLLALPPHHIAGMQVLLRSIQAGTEPVVLDVSTGFSLPDFVRAAAEMTGTRRYISLVAIQLAKALEDPASSEVLASFDAVLLGGGPLPAPVAIRAAQARVPVIRTYGMSETCGGCVYDGVALRGVQVRIGTEGQISLGGATVASGYRNIASHKAFSEPGWFHTDDFGELHDGRLRVLGRLDEAISTGGLTVVPQVVEAALATHPLVAECAVFGVPDDRLGQHVAVAVVASPAGTPTLEDLRAHVAAALDDTAAPRELHLLDELPRRGIGKLDRRALVKRFS, from the coding sequence GTGACCCGGCTACTGCGCGCCCTGCCCGTACCCAGCGGGCAGACCATGCTCGGCCTGCTCCCCCGCCTGGCGGAACTGCTGGACGGTCGCGGCGACGCGGTGCTGCCCGTACCTGCCGATGACGCCGATCAGGCACATTTCCTCGCCTCCGAACTCGCCGCCGACGAACCGATCGCCGAGGATGTGGCGGTGGTGGTGTCAACCTCCGGCACCACCGGAAAACCCAAGGGCGCCATGCTCACCGGAGACGCGCTGACCGCCAGTGGCGCCGCAACACACGCCCGCCTGGGCGGGACCGGCCAATGGCTACTGGCGCTGCCACCCCATCACATCGCCGGAATGCAGGTGTTGCTGCGCAGCATCCAGGCCGGAACCGAACCCGTGGTCCTCGACGTCTCGACGGGCTTTTCGCTACCCGACTTCGTGCGCGCCGCCGCCGAGATGACCGGAACCCGTCGATACATCTCCCTGGTGGCAATACAGCTGGCCAAGGCATTGGAAGACCCCGCCTCATCCGAGGTGCTCGCATCCTTTGACGCGGTCCTGCTGGGCGGTGGCCCGCTGCCCGCGCCCGTCGCCATCCGGGCGGCGCAGGCACGTGTCCCGGTGATCCGGACCTACGGCATGAGCGAAACCTGCGGCGGATGCGTGTACGACGGGGTGGCCCTTCGCGGAGTCCAGGTGCGCATCGGGACGGAGGGCCAGATCAGCCTCGGTGGTGCCACCGTGGCGTCGGGCTATCGAAATATCGCGAGCCACAAGGCATTCTCGGAGCCCGGATGGTTCCACACCGATGACTTCGGCGAGCTCCACGATGGCCGGCTGCGGGTACTGGGCCGACTGGATGAGGCCATCAGCACCGGCGGGCTCACCGTGGTTCCGCAGGTGGTAGAGGCAGCCCTGGCCACTCATCCGCTGGTCGCCGAATGTGCGGTGTTCGGTGTACCCGATGATCGGCTCGGCCAGCACGTCGCCGTGGCGGTCGTGGCGTCACCGGCGGGCACTCCGACGCTGGAGGATCTGCGGGCGCATGTCGCCGCGGCTCTCGACGACACCGCCGCCCCACGCGAACTGCATCTCCTCGACGAACTGCCCCGGCGCGGGATCGGGAAACTCGACCGCCGCGCCCTCGTCAAACGCTTCTCTTGA
- a CDS encoding cupin domain-containing protein, with protein sequence MTREEFVPGSAPLVRHSDREILSTAPGNATGLVMDSDATGGAVSVLNIYLPKGADGAAPHFHTRSTELFYLVSGRLEILAGDRIEVLEQGDTLLVPQLMPHAFGATADSDANIFTVLSPGVQRFDYFRLLDRIVHGQADISELRASQQTYDNHFVKSAVWSAGRGLSALDAP encoded by the coding sequence ATGACACGTGAGGAGTTTGTGCCAGGCTCCGCGCCTCTGGTGCGGCACAGCGATCGCGAGATCCTCAGCACCGCACCCGGAAACGCGACCGGATTGGTGATGGATTCCGACGCGACCGGTGGGGCGGTCAGCGTCCTGAACATCTACCTGCCCAAGGGCGCCGACGGCGCGGCACCGCACTTCCACACCCGCTCCACCGAGCTGTTCTATCTGGTGTCAGGGCGGCTGGAAATCCTGGCGGGCGATCGCATCGAGGTTCTGGAACAGGGTGACACGCTGTTGGTTCCGCAGCTGATGCCGCACGCGTTCGGCGCTACCGCAGACAGCGATGCCAACATCTTCACGGTCCTCTCCCCCGGGGTCCAGCGCTTCGACTATTTCCGGCTGCTGGACCGAATCGTGCACGGCCAGGCCGATATCAGCGAGCTGCGGGCATCACAGCAGACCTACGACAACCACTTTGTAAAAAGCGCGGTGTGGTCTGCGGGACGCGGCCTCTCGGCGCTGGATGCCCCCTAG
- a CDS encoding SRPBCC family protein: MRDSVTVHMAAPADKIWGLVSDITNTGRFSPETFEAEWLDGASAPAVGVRFRGHVKRNQKGPVYWTVCRIVECDRDRSFGFAVLLPNGKTVNTWRYQFESAGDGTDVTESFELTPSLPVRIYWALLGWARGRTNRNGMRETLNRIKAVAEAG, translated from the coding sequence ATGCGTGATTCGGTCACCGTGCACATGGCGGCTCCTGCGGACAAGATCTGGGGCCTGGTCAGCGACATTACTAACACCGGCAGGTTCAGTCCCGAGACATTTGAGGCCGAGTGGCTCGACGGAGCCAGTGCTCCTGCGGTCGGGGTGCGTTTCCGCGGCCATGTGAAGCGCAACCAGAAGGGACCCGTCTATTGGACGGTGTGCCGCATCGTCGAGTGTGACCGCGATCGTTCGTTTGGTTTCGCGGTGCTCTTGCCGAACGGTAAGACGGTGAACACCTGGCGGTATCAGTTCGAGTCGGCCGGTGACGGTACCGACGTCACCGAATCCTTCGAACTGACTCCCTCCTTGCCGGTGCGGATCTACTGGGCACTGTTGGGTTGGGCGCGGGGCCGTACGAATCGCAACGGCATGCGGGAGACCTTGAATCGGATCAAGGCGGTCGCCGAGGCCGGGTGA
- a CDS encoding pyridoxamine 5'-phosphate oxidase family protein: MTLTPHFDQRFSEPGAAAPAWSDVSALLAAAELYWITTVRADGSPHMTPLVGLWRDESFVFCTGPTEQKARNLDANRTVAIATGVNTWNDGHDVVVEGAAERVTDAAALQGLADAYLEKYGEDWKFTPSEGGFGEGDQFAVVYTVTPSKVLSFTKNPHGQTRYAR; this comes from the coding sequence ATGACCCTTACCCCTCATTTCGACCAGCGGTTCAGCGAGCCCGGCGCGGCCGCACCCGCGTGGAGCGACGTATCGGCGCTGCTTGCCGCCGCCGAGCTGTACTGGATCACTACCGTGCGCGCCGACGGCAGCCCCCATATGACTCCGCTCGTGGGCCTGTGGCGGGACGAATCGTTCGTGTTCTGCACGGGCCCCACCGAACAGAAGGCCCGTAATCTCGACGCGAACCGCACCGTGGCCATCGCGACCGGTGTCAACACGTGGAATGACGGGCACGACGTCGTGGTCGAGGGGGCGGCCGAACGCGTCACCGATGCCGCCGCACTGCAGGGTCTCGCGGACGCCTATCTCGAAAAGTACGGCGAGGATTGGAAATTCACGCCGAGCGAGGGCGGCTTCGGCGAGGGCGACCAGTTCGCGGTCGTATATACCGTGACGCCGTCTAAGGTGCTGTCCTTCACCAAGAACCCACACGGACAAACGCGTTATGCCCGCTAG
- a CDS encoding S-methyl-5'-thioadenosine phosphorylase: protein MLAVIGGSGFYSFFDKPVRTVTPTTPYGQPSAPITVGLVGEREVAFLPRHGSRHEFSPHTVPYRANMWALRALGVRRVFAPCAVGSLTPDLGPGAIVVPDQLVDRTSGREQTFFDSGGIHVEFADPYCPGLRAVSLQPEAVDGGTMVVVQGPRFSTRAESRWYASQGFTLVNMTGYPEAVLARELEICYAAIALVTDLDAGIEHGQGVRAVDVFAEFERNIGGFKDLVRAAVTATESVDTCGHCRAHDGVKLPIELP, encoded by the coding sequence ATGCTCGCGGTGATAGGTGGAAGCGGTTTCTATTCGTTCTTCGACAAACCGGTGCGGACCGTCACCCCGACGACACCGTACGGTCAGCCCAGCGCGCCCATCACGGTCGGGCTGGTGGGAGAGCGTGAGGTGGCGTTTCTGCCACGGCACGGCAGTCGCCACGAGTTCTCGCCACATACCGTGCCCTACCGCGCCAATATGTGGGCGCTGCGCGCTCTCGGTGTGCGCCGGGTTTTCGCGCCGTGCGCGGTGGGCAGTCTCACCCCTGATCTGGGCCCTGGCGCCATCGTGGTACCCGATCAGCTGGTCGATCGCACCAGCGGGCGCGAGCAGACCTTCTTCGACAGCGGCGGTATCCACGTGGAATTCGCCGACCCGTACTGCCCGGGGTTGCGTGCTGTATCGCTGCAACCCGAGGCTGTGGACGGCGGCACGATGGTGGTGGTGCAGGGGCCGCGGTTCTCGACTCGAGCCGAAAGCCGCTGGTACGCCTCGCAGGGTTTCACCCTGGTCAACATGACGGGATACCCCGAGGCGGTGCTGGCTCGAGAACTCGAAATCTGCTATGCCGCAATCGCCTTGGTCACCGATCTGGACGCCGGAATTGAACACGGGCAAGGGGTGCGCGCGGTAGACGTGTTCGCCGAGTTCGAACGCAACATCGGCGGGTTTAAGGATTTGGTGCGCGCTGCCGTCACCGCGACCGAATCCGTCGACACCTGTGGGCACTGCCGTGCGCATGACGGTGTCAAGCTGCCGATCGAGCTTCCCTAG
- a CDS encoding superoxide dismutase: MYTLPNLDWDYSALEPHISGEINQLHHDKHHAAYVKGANDAVEQLAEARQKADNAAIVLLEKNLAFNLGGHVNHSIWWKNLSPNGGDKPQGDLAAAIDQQFGSFDKFRDQFSAAANGVQGSGWAWLGYDTLGKRLLTFQMYDQQANVPFGTIPLLGLDVFEHAYYLQYKNVKTDYIKAFWNVVNWADVQARFSAALSKTAGLIFP; this comes from the coding sequence GTGTATACATTGCCGAATCTCGACTGGGATTACTCGGCCCTGGAGCCGCATATCTCCGGCGAAATCAACCAACTGCACCACGACAAACATCACGCCGCCTACGTCAAGGGCGCCAACGACGCCGTGGAGCAGCTTGCCGAAGCCCGCCAGAAGGCCGACAACGCCGCAATCGTGCTGCTGGAAAAGAATCTGGCCTTCAATCTCGGCGGCCACGTGAACCACTCGATCTGGTGGAAGAACCTCTCTCCGAATGGCGGTGACAAACCACAGGGTGACCTGGCAGCCGCTATCGATCAGCAGTTCGGCAGCTTCGACAAGTTCCGCGACCAGTTCTCCGCAGCGGCCAATGGCGTTCAGGGGTCAGGCTGGGCATGGCTCGGATACGACACCCTCGGTAAGAGACTCCTGACGTTCCAGATGTACGACCAACAAGCCAACGTGCCGTTCGGCACGATTCCCCTTCTCGGCTTAGACGTCTTCGAGCATGCCTACTACCTGCAGTACAAGAACGTGAAGACCGACTACATCAAGGCCTTCTGGAACGTGGTGAACTGGGCAGACGTCCAGGCTCGTTTCTCGGCGGCACTATCGAAGACGGCAGGACTCATCTTCCCGTAG
- a CDS encoding 1,4-dihydroxy-2-naphthoate polyprenyltransferase, with product MASIAQWIEGSRPRTWPNALAPVIAGTGAAAAAGSPVWWKALLALAVSVSMIIGVNFANDYSDGIRGTDDDRVGPLRLVGSRLASPSAVKAVAIAFLALGAAAGLALSITTAWWLVAVGAACVAGAWFYTGGSKPYGYSGFGEIAVFIFFGLVAVLGTEYVQTLTISRTGLALAVAIGSFSSAVLVANNLRDIPTDRESGKITLAVRLGDARTRILFPALLAVPVLVSIGLGIGHPWHLLGLVMLPLMVKAARPVVTKAQGPELIPTLRDTGLAMLGWAILTASALTWLS from the coding sequence ATGGCCAGCATCGCGCAGTGGATCGAAGGTTCCCGTCCCCGTACCTGGCCCAACGCGCTGGCACCGGTCATCGCGGGCACAGGCGCCGCCGCGGCAGCCGGCAGCCCCGTCTGGTGGAAAGCGCTGCTGGCCCTGGCCGTATCGGTAAGCATGATCATCGGCGTCAACTTCGCCAATGACTACTCGGACGGAATTCGCGGAACCGATGACGACCGGGTGGGACCATTACGGCTGGTCGGCTCCCGGCTGGCATCGCCGTCGGCAGTCAAGGCCGTCGCCATCGCGTTCCTGGCTCTGGGCGCCGCCGCGGGATTGGCGCTGTCCATCACCACCGCCTGGTGGCTGGTAGCGGTCGGCGCAGCGTGCGTCGCGGGCGCCTGGTTCTACACCGGGGGTTCGAAGCCCTACGGATACAGCGGGTTTGGCGAAATCGCCGTCTTCATATTCTTCGGCCTAGTGGCCGTGCTGGGCACCGAATACGTACAGACCTTGACGATCAGCCGCACCGGCCTGGCACTGGCGGTGGCAATCGGCAGCTTCTCCAGCGCCGTATTGGTGGCCAACAATCTGCGCGATATCCCCACCGATCGCGAATCCGGCAAGATCACGCTGGCCGTCCGATTGGGCGATGCGCGCACCCGGATCCTGTTCCCGGCACTGCTCGCCGTTCCGGTTCTGGTCAGCATCGGCCTGGGCATTGGCCACCCGTGGCACCTGCTGGGGCTCGTGATGTTGCCCCTCATGGTCAAGGCCGCCCGCCCAGTCGTCACCAAAGCGCAAGGGCCGGAGCTGATCCCGACATTGCGTGACACCGGTCTTGCCATGCTCGGATGGGCGATTCTCACCGCCTCGGCCCTGACCTGGCTGAGCTAG